CTTTTAGAGGAGCTTTCCGAGACCGCCAGGGAGGCCTCCCTGTGTGCTTTGGGTACCAGTGCGCCCAACCCATTTTTGAGCACGGTGCGCTATTTCAGAGACGAGTATGAAACCCACATCAAGGAGAAACGGTGCCCGGCATTGTCCTGCAAGGAGCTGATCACCTATCATATTGACCCGCAAAAGTGCCAGGCCTGTATGATCTGCTTCCGGAAGTGCCCGGTCGACGCGATTGACGGTGCCAAGAGAAAGATTCATATCATTGACCAGGAGATATGCACCAAGTGCGGAACCTGCTTTGAGGTTTGCCCCTCACGCTTCGCTGCGGTGGATAAGATTTCAGGCGCGCCGGTTCCGCCGCCGATTCCTGAAGAAGAAAGAACGATAGCCCGAAGGAGCAAAGCAAAATGAGTGAGATTCTTGTAACGATCGATGGAAAAGAGGTCAAGGCCAGCGAAGGTATGACCGTTCTGGAAGCCGCCCAGAGTGAAGGTATATCCATACCGACACTATGCCATCACGAAAAGTTGGAACCCTTCGGAGCGTGCCGCCTGTGCATTGTAAAGGTCCAGGTGGGCGACTGGTCAAAACACGTCGTATCCTGCGTTTACACCGTGGAAGAAAATCTGATTGTCACTACCCGATCGGAAAAAATCGATAAAATTCGCAAAATGATCCTGGAGCTGCAACTGGCGCATGCCCCTGATTCACCGGAACTGATGGCTTATGGTGAGGAGTACGGCGCTGACCGAGACCGTTTTGAGAAAGAATCCTCATTTTGCATTCATTGCGGGCTATGCGTGCGGTACTGCAATGAAGTCAAAAAAAAGAAGGCAGTCGGCTTTATTGACCGGGGCATACGCAAAGAAATCAG
This genomic stretch from Desulfobacterales bacterium harbors:
- a CDS encoding 2Fe-2S iron-sulfur cluster-binding protein codes for the protein MSEILVTIDGKEVKASEGMTVLEAAQSEGISIPTLCHHEKLEPFGACRLCIVKVQVGDWSKHVVSCVYTVEENLIVTTRSEKIDKIRKMILELQLAHAPDSPELMAYGEEYGADRDRFEKESSFCIHCGLCVRYCNEVKKKKAVGFIDRGIRKEISFIPEVAAKECWDCKECFELCPTEALQAAYLLTQSLTSHPPSLESQSDD